The nucleotide sequence CGATCACTATGGACGCGAGTGCCTCTGAAAGAACTGAAatagagagcgagggggagCAAGAGGCCGATGGGTGACATGCGCGGGCATGCCATGTCAACGACGCCAGCCtaggtggcggcagcgtttCTGCACCAGTAAGGGGGTGGTGAAGCACTGGCCGTGAAGAGGAGACGGGGACCACCTCATGGTCTCtgcgcctccttttctccgGCCGATCGTGCGCCACCGCGCACTTCTGAAGTGGCACAGCGAAGAAAACGACACCGGCCATCCCCCGGCGAATGCAAAGCACACAGGAGATGAACGGGCAAGCAGGCATAggcgcctcttctcgcttATCCTTCGCGCTGGGGCGAGTACACCACCCCGAAAACTCGAACACACCGGCGATGCTGCCTGCATCAACCCCCACAGCTATGCgagcggtgcgtgcgtgcggggTTGGGCATCGGGTATGCGTTTGCGTTCGAGattgtttctctttcaccaCACACCTTCACTTGGTGCAttcttctgctcctcgccCTGACGCAcactctccccaccccctaccccccatacacacacttTCCTCGTTGGTGTCGCCGCCAGAGCTGAGCACACCGTGGCCAAGCACTACACAGCAAGAAGGTAGGGAAGTGGGGTATTGGGGTGGGGGACTGGGGCCTcgcgccacggcagcagggaAAAGAGCAAACGACAGGAAGAGGGGATGAGGGATAGACCCGAActccagcacacgcgcaacaGGGTGCATAGGTCTGCCCAGCCCGTGCTGACCTCGACAAGGTCCATAACACTGTGCTTCTCCGCCCTTGTAGAGCGGGAGAGGTGGCCAGGCAAACGGCTCTCGTCTTCAAGCACCGCTATCCTCGCATGTCCaggagcaccagcagcatgGCGGCATCGATGCTCGAGAaatgaacacacacacacacacacacacacacacacacacacacacttaaGCACGCGTGTAGGCGTCAGAAGCAACCTCAAACCGCTGATGGCCCACAAAACAAGAAAGTAGCAAAGACGATTTTCATAACGCAACTAAAAGCAAAGAAGCAAACGCGCCCGCACCCGTGTGGGGGCGAGGGGGCAAGGCGCCAGAAGAAAAGCAttcgaggagggggagaaggcgcaTGAAGCCCCGCACACCTTCTACGCCTTTCGGCCCCTGGCAAgcaggcaaagaagagcgagtgagagtggctctcctctctctctctcgccgcaGCCCATCGGAGATGCAAGAATGAGGTTCGACGGAGGATGGCGGAGGCTGCAACGTAAAGGCAGTAAAACGCAAGCGACGGGGAGACTCCATGGTCGCCTCTCACACTGCGCACCACCAGGATGATTCCTGCCGCTGGGGTGACTCGCTGGCTTGTTTTCATGCGTCTTTCTATCGTTCACAGAGCGCTACGCTTGCATAGATGCGCCGTAGAagctggcacacacacacacacacacacacacactacgGCGTCGCTCTGGGGCTCGCTGCCCACAAACTCGCGTCCGTGCGCTTGGCTAGGCATAGTAGGCAAACCGGGGCGTCAACTGGCCCGTGCCATAATTCACCACCATTGTCGCCCTCACAGCAACCAAAGCGGTGAAGATGCCGATCAGGCTGCCTGCGAGGATGTCGTCGAAGTTATGGCGGTTATCACGCGTCCGCGATACCGCCACGGTGATGGGGAGGATGAGTGGAGTAAGACCGATCAGGATGCGCCACAACGacacaccgctgcggcgaaACGCATGCAGCGAGTGCAGCACGTAAAAGCAAAGCGGAAcgaaggcagagaagcccgcgctgctgtggccggATGGAAACGATAGGCGGCCCTCGTTGGCCACAGTGCACCAGTCCACGCCCACGCTGCTGGCGTTGAAGCCCTCGTTGCGGAGGCGGGAAAGAAAGTCGGGCCGCAGTCGACCGGCGTAGACCTTCAGCGCGTTCACTATCATCACGGACAAGGCGACGGAGaaggcctgcagcagcacccacaTATGTGTGTAGAGGAGAAAGCGCTGCCACGGATGTGCAAGAGTGTATAGGTGCACTGCCTGCGGTTGGGTCgcgctgtggctgcgtgAGCAAGCNNNNNNNNNNNNNNNNNNNNNNNNNNNNNNNNNNNNNNNNNNNNNNNNNNNNNNNNNNNNNNNNNNNNNNNNNNNNNNNNNNNNNNNNNNNNNNNNNNNNCGCCGCGTCGTGAAGACTTCACCTTCCAGCGccggaagagaggaagggagaggccgACAACCAGCAAGAGGGTTCAGAGACAATCGAAAACAACAACCAtaaaagaaagaaaacacaGAGAAGCGCTCCCTGTGTAAGAatcgaggaggcgaagaaagAGTAACAActggggaaagagagaagaagtgcGTGCGCTGAGCTTCTGCACGTATACAGAGGCCCCGTTTCACCTTTGACATTTTCTTCTACAGCATGACAGCTATGATGATGAGGAAGCGATCAGAATGCCGATACTCAGTGAGACGTCCGGCAACACTTGAGGAAACAACAGGAAAGCGTGTGAAGTCGAGAAAGTCGGCGAAc is from Leishmania braziliensis MHOM/BR/75/M2904 complete genome, chromosome 18 and encodes:
- a CDS encoding putative phosphatidic acid phosphatase, giving the protein MWVLLQAFSVALSVMIVNALKVYAGRLRPDFLSRLRNEGFNASSVGVDWCTVANEGRLSFPSGHSSAGFSAFVPLCFYVLHSLHAFRRSGVSLWRILIGLTPLILPITVAVSRTRDNRHNFDDILAGSLIGIFTALVAVRATMVVNYGTGQLTPRFAYYA